The Rhineura floridana isolate rRhiFlo1 chromosome 14, rRhiFlo1.hap2, whole genome shotgun sequence genomic sequence CAAAGGAACCACCAGGAGCCTTAAAGCATGCCCTCATTGCTCCTTGGCAATTGGAGCTTGTATTCATTCAGCAACTCACCAAATGAAAAGCCGTACTAGgtacacattcacaccatacatttattccactttaaacaatcgtagcttccccaaagaatcctgggaagtgtagtttttttaaagggtgctgagaggtctTAGGAGaccccgttcccctcacagagctacaattcccagagttctctgggaacagAGACATtcactgttaagccactctggcaattgtagctctgttgagGGGAATTggactctcctaacaactctcagcatccgtcacaacctttcccaggattctttggggaaagacatTATTTTTTTGAAAGTGGAGTAAATGCATGGTGGGAATGTGGTCTAGGATTGGTTCCGCTTGGGAGTTCCCAATCAGAGTTCATGAGCGGAGCCAATCCCTGCTGAAGGCGAAATTTCTGGGCACCTGCAAACCCTTCTGGAATTGACTGTGCTCTGAaattcccaagtaaagttgctTTCTGCCAAGGCAGGGATCCTTTCCTTTTACTCAAGCCAGACTGTAGAGGATCCTTGTCAAAGCATAGTTTGCACGGCCCAAGACTCTGGGCCCCATCTgacctgtacatttaaagcagtatcataccactataAACAGACAtgactcccccaaagaatcctggagagtagtttgttaaggatgctgaaaggtgcttcccctcccagagcagcttctcaatcaatccctttccccaagggtctgtgaggggaactgtagctctacaaagggaactggggtctcctaacaactctcagcactcttaacaaactaccatccCCAGGAttttgtgggggaagccatgactgcttaaagtggtatgaaactgttttaaatgtgtagtgcagatggagcctctgtttttgctgcaagagactaacacagctacccctctcAAAATTCAAGACCACCAGAAACTCCCCAAACCGTACTTTTTCATGGTTAAATATAAAGACTAGGGCAAGTTTAAACATTGCACTACTTAACAATTCTGTAAAACTGGATTACAAATCTTTATAACTTGGAATAAAGACTTTGCAACTGATTCAGTGACATACATTACCAGAAAGGCCCCTTACCATTCTAAAAGACCTTACTTTGATCTATGGGAAGTGGGGATTGGCTCTTTAAAATGAAAGAGGTGAGGAATCCATGTCATTCATGACACTTTAGCTGCCCTAATGTCTCCTGTTCTACTCTGGAGGTTGTTGCATGGACAGACCCCAGCAAGTCAagacactgggttgtattcagctcagtcctactcagagtagacccactgcaattaatggacccaagtaagccatgttcattaacttcaattggtcttctctgagtaggatgcATTGAATTCAACCCACTGCAACCTATTAGGGATCATAGCTCAGGCTTGCATGCTAGAGTTCTCCAGTTCCAACCTTGgcatcttcagccaaaaaaaaaaagaaaatatggtagaaaaatggaaacggactgccttcaagtcaattccgacttatggcgaccctatgaatagggttttcatgttaagcagtattcagaggtggtttaccattgccttcctctgaggctgagaggcagtgactggcccaaggtcacccagtgagcttcatggctgtgtggggattcaaaccctggtctcccaggtcctggtccaacactcgaaccactacgccacactggtgaTGGTAAAAACCCATGCCAGAgaccctggaaagccaatgccagtcaggtcatatccacaccacacaacacatttaaagcgcatggcttccccaaaccacaattcccaacactcttcacaaactaaagttctcaggattctttgggggacgtcatgTGCTTCAGATGTCTAGTGTATATGTGATCTCATTTTCAACAATAACACTGCCCCCATCTAGCTTACATAGTATGATCTggatcagtgattcccaaacttcccacacacacacacacacacacacacacacactgacgacttaaaaattgctgagggtcttggaggaccacttaatgatttttctgcctgctgtactaggtgctgtatgatttttaattgcattgttattgcatcttttatttcttctattgtatTACGATTTGCatcccacagaattcaaattgtaattttttatttcttgtattttcttgtatagtattacagtttgaattcgatggaatgcaaattgcaacaagatacaaaaaataaaagtagAATTGTCGTTatacgccttcaagtcgattacggcttatggcgatcctatggaTCAGtaccctccaatagcatctgttataaaatacaattgaaatcgATTGAATATTTAACAtgcacatgccacagaccacctgaatgaagctcagggaccaccgtttaggaacccctgatctggtttaaagcaacttcctatgttctatgCCCAAGGTGCAGAATCTGGTACACCCTCACTATCACTTATCTTCTTCCACCAAATGACAATACTGTCTCATTCCAAAGGGGCGAGGCCACAATTTGCTCTCAATACACACACAATTTTACGCATCGGTTCAATGAGCCCAAACAGCCTCCCCTAATGAGAAAATGCAAACTTTGCTTATTTACAAGTAGATGCCAGCCACATACAGATAGCTCTCACCTGAAGTAAAAAGCTAGCTGGCTGGATGGAATTACAACAGCAGCAACTGAAATGCATCAACAACCAGCTTGCTCTAATCTGGTGGCTTTCAAAACCTCCTGCCTCCAAGGGCCATTTTCAGCCTAGGCACACCTACCACAGAACCTTTGTACACTGCAGAGTATTCTGAGGAACGTCCTGTGAGGAAGGTTTTGAACTGCAAAAACAGGTCAGGCAGGGAAGTGTCCAGATCCACAGGACCTCTGAGAATGTGCCCTATAAATGTATCCAAAGCTTATCCAAGTGATGATCAATAATGTGGGGTGGAAATTTTTCCAGGGCTTTATTTTTCTGTGGGAAAAAGCCCCTGTTTTATAAGTTCATTTGTAAGAAAGCAGGAAGAAATCTGCTGAATTGCATCTTGTCatgaagtccagcatcctgttctcacagtgaccaaccagatgcctattggagcccacaagtagcacctgagcacaacagtattTTCCCCACTTATGACTCCcagcatactgtctccgacagtggagggaaaaCAACGAATGGATGCcaatggcaaacaaagcactaggCAAGCTTGGCGGTTTTAACTTTGTATGCTGAATGCAAGTAAAAggaacatgctaaattagatcactctctagATCATTAGAAAACTTTCCAATGCAAACCAAaaattttccaatgcaaattTTGCAAAGGAAATCTTTTCCAGAAAACTCTTATGTCTGGTAAAGATTGAGAATAACGGGCAAGCTCTTCAAAGAAGCTTCCCTACCATTGCCAAACTTCTCACTAAGAAACCTTTGATCAATTTCCCGGGAACACCTTTGGAAAATCAAATCACAACCCTGGGCAGCTCCAACAGGAGTGGACCAAGAAGCACTTTGAAGAAAGGTTCTAATGGAAGGATCAGACAGATACAACTGATGCTCTGAACACTCATCAGCACCACCCTAACTAAAGGCAAGCCTACCTTCAGGACACAGAGAGTCAAAAAGACTGCATGGTATTTCAAAAACAATATAAACTCAATATAAACCCAAGGtcaatgccatttttaaaaaatcatataatCCAAGGCACACCTCTTGAACAAAGCAGATCAATCCATGTATTCCAGACTACAATTCTAACTCCTCGGAGTTAGATCTAGATCTGGATCTAGAACCTGCTCCTATATATGTTTACCCAAGAACAAGTTTCATTATTATTGATTCCGcctgtatcccatccttcctccaagggtATCAAGGCAACATACATGTATCTCTCCCCATTTAAGCTTAACAACCCTGTTTAGGAGTGTACTTCAAAgcctgagagacagcaactggaCCACAgtcatctagtgagcttcatggccaaatagGGACTCAAACACAGATCAATCTAAGTCCAAAACTCTACCCTCTCCACCCCATCTCCAGTGGATCTTATTGCCTATAGGCACACATAAGACTGCAGGTCTATGATGTAATCCTATACATTTCTACTAAAAAGTCCcaattgagttaaatgggacctACTCCTAAACTCCttcgaaggctgcaatcctaaaaccACATTTTAGGAGGTAGCTCCGCTGAACactgtaggacttacttctcagtacagATGTAAAGGATTGTGGAGCATGtctcaacagtgcaatcctataaatgtTTACTTTGATATAAGcgccattgagctcaatgggatgaagaaggtccatctagcccagcatcatgttctcatagtggctaatCGGGTGCtgacgggaagcctgcaagcaaaaacatgagcacagcagcactctcccccatTCATatccctcagcaactggtatttggaggcatcctgcctccaacataGGAGGTAGTACACAGCCGTTATGGCTAATAATAGTCACTGGTAGCTTTATCCTGATTAGCCTTATGTCAAATCCCCCtttcattgaacttgtcaaggattatcaatacctcggcacagtgattaaccaaaatggagacaatagtcaagaaatcagaaggcggctaggactggggaaagcagctgtgagagaactagaaaaggtcctcaaatgcaaagatgtatcactgaacactaaagtcaggatcattcagaccatggtattcccaatctctatgtatggatgtgaaagttggacagtgaaaaaagctgataagagaaaaatcaatgcatttgaaatgtggtgttggagaagagctttgcggataccatggactgcaaaaagacaaataattgggtgttagaacaaatgaaaccataactatcactagaagctaaaatgatgaaactgaagttatcattctttgggcacataatgagaagacatgattcattagaaaagacaataatgctgggaaaaacagaagggagtagaaaaagaggaaggccaaacaagagatggattgattccataaaggaagccacagacctgaacttacaagatctgaacagggtggttcatgacagatgctcttggaggtcgctgattcatagggtcgccataagtcgtagtcgacttggaggcacataacaacaacaaggtggtcatcactacttcttacgggagtgaattctatagtttaacctACTGAAACCCTTAGGCTAACTCTGTAGCAGTGGTTGTCACACTCGCACCctccagaccacttgaaaatggctgagggtcttggcagaccacttcatttTTCTGccggttgtagcaattgtaatgtgctgtacgaTATGTTATTATAGATTATTGttagacatgccgtggaccacctgaatgaagcttaccTGAACCATTCAGACCAACCCACTCTCCATTTCGAAGTACACTCCTAAAACCTCCCATTTCTCCAAttccaactttttaaaaacataaacacacCCCAAAACACACCTACATAAGAGGGGGTGCACTGTGGCAGAGcagaggaagaagggaaaagaaaggcaggaaacCAGAGTGGGAAACTGAACCAACCAATCAAAATAAGCACACTGTATTTCTTTCCTTTCCAAGTAAGAGTGGCGAAGTGTTTAGAGTACTGGACTAGGGCctaggaggccagggttcaaatccccactcagccacaaagctcactaggtgaccttgggccagtcactgtctcttagcttaacctacctcacagggttgttgtgaggatagagaaagagaaacatgtatgccaccttgagctccttggaggacagatgggctataaatgcaacaataataaaaagtgtggtgttatttttaaaaaaagaaaattaacgaTCAGAGAATGAAAGTCTACAGAACACTCAGTTTGAAACCTGTAGTGGCACCTGTACTACTCATCCCCCCTAGGGATCAAGGCATACAGTACAAAACAAGGGGGCTGTTGTCATATATGTATTAAGAGAGCCACAGAAAGACATCTGAGAAACAACATTTTAATAGATGAAATAAATACTCCAGTACAtgcaagattaaaaaaaagacactgaaaaaataatataaaaaaaccAAATCACTTTCTTCTTACGAGTGTAATTtctcccacccctgttttaaaaacacTCACAGTAGCTTTTTCCCCCCCAGCTTGAAAATCACATCCAGTCTCCGTTCCTTTCTCACTCAACACATCAAATGCACTTCTAACCTAACACTTGATTCAAAAGTAAtcatacaaaaaacaaaaaggtaGCTACATCCATCATTTAAAGTTTTGCTTCTTTCAGACTGTATGAAAACTGAGGTAACAATTTTTTTCCTTCCTGCACAACTGAACAGTAAAGTTTAGAAGGGAAATTTTTGGAAGaccaaaaaaaagttttaaaaccgcATCCAGCGCGATtaaggctctctctctcttttttaaaagattctcCCATCTCCCTCCCAACCTATAAAACCTTAGACTGTTGTTGTAACCAATTGCTTGTTTGTAGACCTGGTTTTAAAAACCTATGTAACTGAACCAACTTTGAtggtcttaaaaaaaaaaaatccctctcccCAAAATACCAGCCATTCACTGTTGGTTTGTTTCTACATAGGTTAAAAGGTGACGCTTTTTGctgcctcattttttaaaaattttaaaattaaaaaaaagtcaaaaaattGGGCGCATCGACACAAATTCTTTGGTATACATAAAAAAAGGGTCAGGAGAGGGAACCTAGTATGTTTGTGTTAGCAGTGACCATGGTATATCTAAATTGAAAAGATTAATTCACAGAAATTGAGTTCGCTGGCGGTAGAGTCCGAGGTGAAGATCTTTCCCTTAGTGCCTGAGATAACAGATTGCAACCATCCGAGACGGCGCAAGCAGAGTTCCGCAATCGTTCCCTGTATTCAGTTGTTTTGGAGCTACTTTCGGAGTGTTGGGCTATATCCCTGAGGCATTGGGTCAGGAGCACGCATGCGGAGACGACGCTCATTGCGCCCCCCAAAATGGCAGTCTGCACGGCTTTGCCCTCTGGGTTAATGGTGGCCGCTTTGCCCAAGAACTGAGGCTCGGTGGCAAAGCCCACCAATGCACAGACAGACTGCACCAAGGGTCCACTGAACAAGACACACCGATTGCGCGTCAGCTCGCTGGGCGAAGTCTTGACTTCCTTGACACAGGCCAAGAGTGCCGAAGCACTGGTGCTCATACACTTAACACTGAGCTTGAACTGCTCCTTGGCAAACTTATCCTTGGATTTCTCACTGGCTAGGACACAGATGTCCGTCAGGAATTTCAAATTCTTCGACATGTTCTGGGAGACCTCCAGCAGGAGCTGAGGGCTCATGTCAGCCAAAGGGGTGATCTTCAAGATCCCGCAGCCGTGCTCCACCTCGTGCTTACACCTGGTCACCTTGTAGCGATCCACCAGGCCAGGTAATGCTGGCTGAGCCCCTGGGGTCTCCACCGCAGCCAGGTAAGCAGCATGGGCAGAGCACTCCGTCAAGGAGACCACCAGGTCCCCCATCTCCACCAAGATGCCGCCCACCTCCGCAAAGCGTCCCATGTTGAGCTGGCTTTGGACATCATGGGTCAAGATGGACAGGCCTTTTGTCCTGGCAATGATGGTGTCCCGGCACTTCTCGAAGGACTCCCCAAAGACGGACAGACTGTCCGTATTGACCGGCCGGCTCTCACTGGACAGCAGGAGCAAATCCGCCACGAGTTGCATCTTGATCTTGCAGTGGTCACAAATGGAGATGAGCTTCTTCCTTTGCAACGTGCCGCTGCTGGGGGTGGATGCCTCACTAGTGGACTTGCCAGAGCCGCCGCTAGCCATAGTGCCTGGGGGGCACTCGCATGCCTCTTTGGACCCcgctgccgccaccgccaccactCCCACTCCTGCCACCTCCTGAGGAGTCCCCACTCAGCCCAGCAAGATCTCTCTGCCTTTTCCGCACCATCATTCCATTAATCTCCACGAGTAAAAATAAAGTCTTTGcgggcaggaggaagaggagagagtcGGCGGGCGATCAGCCCACTCTGAAGGGAACCTGGTGCTACTCCACCTTCACAGTGAAATGATACAAGCCTTGGAAACAAGTTTCGGATCTCCTCAGCCCTTTGGCGGATGCTAGCAGTAGCTCTCAGGAAGAGTCAATCCCGGATTCCGCAATGGCATGGTCAATTACCTTGTCTTTTTCCCCAGGGATGGTCCTTTGGAGAGAAGCGTTCCTAGCAAAGAATCCAAACAATGTTTCAGCtgttgcaaaaacaacaacagtaacaatcatggggggggggaatcaaaaataaaagtttccTGCAGAATAAATTACAGAGGCGGGTTTCAATTCGAGAGAAAAAGAACCAGGGCggggtatatatatattttaaaaaacattaagaaaGGTGGGTGAGGAAAGTGACGATCCTGTTACCGTTTAGCTCCTTTCCAATCCAAGCTGTCCCCGCGGCCCGGAAAGGGGCGAGCCAACGCCATAGGCTCCTTTAAAAGCTCccgagaaggcaggcaggcatctctccctctctccctctccccgtcGCTATCAGGAAGAACAGCAGAGGGTGTGGCCCGGCTGAGCTCTGGCTGGGGAAACTGGCCGCGCGCAGGAGGAGGAGGGTCGCTTTGATTTGCTCGGCTGGCCCAAAAGTGTTTTGTACGCACCTCACCTCCGGTGCAAAAGAGGACACGGCCGATCGACGAAGGCTAGGCGTGGAGGGCGGGCGGGAAGCAAcgatttcctctcccctccccacccccgacacacacacacacggaaccCAATCCAGCagctggggaggagggagggatccTCAGGGTCACTCGCCGCGCTTGCTCCTTTTCTTTtcgctgcctcccccccccttttttttttgctgccgccgccgccgcccaacTGGCTTCCCCGGCTAAGAGAAAAGAGGCGTCCTCCGACGGCCCTCCAGGGGCGCGGGCGCATCCGATCGCCGCCGGGAAACAGAGAGGAACTTCAGGCTCTCCCCGCCAGAAAGGGGGGCGGCTGCGCGGGGCTGCCTTTGCAACAGATGGGGCAGAATCCCAGCCGGCCGCCCTGCGCCTCCTCTCTTACCCTATTTCCTCCCTCTTCATCTTCTTCTCTCCAGCCCTCCCTGGCTGAATCACCAACTTCAGGGGCTGGAAGGAAGATCCCCaccctcctcctgtctctctcttttCCACTTCCCAAACTCTTTTTAGGAACCGGCGGCTCTCATCAGCTGCCTCGGCCCGGCTGCTCCTGCATGGCTGGGGAAAGGGCGGGCGactgctgcctttttttttttctcCGCCTCCGCTCTAACCTCCCTCCTAAGCCTATAGCGATCTTTTGTGCGGCCTGTCGCCGCCCTTCATTTTAAACGCTGCCCTCCCCACGGCGGGCGGCTCCACGCCCGCTGCTGCCTTAAAAGCTCCACCccaggagggggagaaaaagaggaGGAGGCGCCACCATCGCCGGTATAAAATAAGCGGCGGCGCACTTGCAGCGGCCGCCCCTGTTACGCACGAGATCCGCTTTGGGGTCGGCGCGGTTGCTGTTCACATGTGGGAGCGTGCTGGCCCCTGTCCAGCGCGAGCTTAACCATGTTTGGTCCGAACTAAGCCTCCCCCCCGTTGCTTTTTCTCATTAAAAGGAGTTCCTTcccccccacctttcttttttttttgcagcgaTTCAGTGAAAGGCTGTCAACTGTTACCAAACATTACCGGGAAGTCCTATTGAAATCGGGTTTATTTCTAAGCATGCCGACCTAGGAGGAGGTTGCTGAGGCTGCTTTGTGTCTTTCACGCACACGCACCTACATCAGCGTATTAAAGCTCACTAAGATCTTTGATCTGCAAAATGAACGGTGCCAATGGTTTAGCTGAAAGCGTTTCGAATAGAAGCGGATTTGTTTTGGGTTTTCTCGTTATGGAGAGGAAAACAACATCAGTGAGGTCAGCCTGTGGGCATCGCAACCTGATTGGACTGTGGATTTCTCGTTGGCCAATTAGGCGACAACAGACTCgctcttttttgaaaaaatcagtaTCCTGTCTTTCGTAGTTGGAACATTTTCTagctttactcagaagtaacagtCCACATAAAATGATCAGAACTATGCATAATAAGGAGAATTAACACAATTTAACAAGCTGTGACCACGTCAAGGCTGTGGGAGACTGAAAGCAGGCGTTTTAGCCACACCAACCATGTGAAGCGCATCCAagctgcatttaaagcacttgactttccccaaagaatcatgggaactgtagttattattattatctttatttataccccgcccttttttcaaactagaactcaaggcagcttccagataaaaataagtacatatcattaagaacctataaaaatatataaacatataaaatcagcattaaaacaggattaaactattaagatgttaaaaccaattagatatactcttaaaatactgcaacccagtttaggagcatacaagtaaaacaataacatacagcatcctcttcagtcactacccttaaaaccttcagttctaaaggcctgccggaagaaaggAGTCTTTAgctgtagggagggagttccagagcctaggggcagccaccgaaaaggccctatctcgtgtccccaccagtcacacttgtgaaggtgttgggatcgtgagaagggtctctcctgaggatctcagggcccgggcaggttcatatagggagatatggtctgacaaatagcctgaacctaagccgtatagggctttataggtcataaccagcactttgaattgtgtccggaaacagactggcagccagtggagctgttgcagcaggggagttgtatggtccctgtaaccagccccagttaacattctggctgcagctcgttgcaccaactgaagtttctgaatagacttcaaaggcagccccacatagagcgcgttacagtagtctaagcgggatgtaactaaagcatgtgtcaccatagccagatcagacgactccaggaatgggcgcagtttaAGGGTGATCTGTGGGGGAGAGCCCAGAATTCtataggggaagtcatgtacttcaAACGTGCcttagatgtgctttaaaggtatgatgTGGGCGTGCCCTCAGTGGCATGAAAGAATGCACAAAGGTGAGCTCTGAGAAAGGAGCAGGAGAGAAGAGGGGCTGCTCTTATATAGGCTCTGTTCTGTGACCCCTCTTCCCCCACACAAAGATGTCTGGAAGGGTGTGACAACTATATTTCTTTGTTTAACAAGATTTGTATACAGCAAATcagaattgacttaaaggcagtccatttcattttcatttttaaaaaatcttaagaggtttacataaaataacataaaatattcATTTACAAACAgtgataaaaacaaactttaaaaacaagtatacatagTGGGTGGTACccagtgctagtcttactcagagcagatccatttaAGTTAATGGGTGTGACTGACTTAGCTTCATAGGACTTCGTTGGATACAAGCCAATAAAATGTTTGAAATATAGATATAATctttagttttaaaaacaaatgtacctgTAAAACAAGCATGTGTCtgcgtaggcttgcctaaacaaaaaagttttagcaGGTGTGAAAAACAGTACTGCGAAGACACCTGCCCGACAGCAATAGCCAGAAAGTTCCAAAGAATAGGGGCTGCCACGCTAAAAGATGGATTTCTCATATGCAGGGAGCAAATGTTATGTGACACTTGTAAAACTTCCTGTTCCAGACTGATCTTTGTctatgccagtgtggtgtagtggttagagtgttgggctgcgagctgggagaccagggttctcaACGAAGGCTCTCCTCcaggtagggttaccatcatttcgtcatttcaaaaagagtacatttggcttcgataagtgaaaagtaagaatatgctgttgcaccatctcaaaaagagtacatgtactcttaaaagagtacgatTGGTAACCCTACCTCCAGGTGGACCTGCCCTCTGAGGCGAGGCAAGTGGTCACCAGACCTTTTTTACCCCCAATCTTTCTCCCTACTGGAGCTCTCTCCCTAGAGATACTCATTTCACAGCTCCTCTGTTATCTCTTTGATGCCAGATAAAGATTTGTTGTActtccaccctagtcagaggcagcatgcttctgaaaaccagttgccggaagcctcaggaggggagagtgttcttgcactcgggtcctgcttgcgggcttcccccaggcacctggttggccactgtgagaacaggatgctggactagatgggccactggcctgatccagcaggctcttcttatgttcttatgttccaggCTTTTAAAGTTTGGTGTCTTTACCTACTTTTAACTGCTACCTTTAATTGCTTCTATGTTGGTGGCTTTATTATAATCCCTTTGTTTCAttgtattgtattgattttattgttgttagtCTTTAATTATGAACCACAAACCCAGACAGGCAACAAACACAGGAGAGCTATGGGCTGGTAAGTTGCATTTAGTTGTGCAgacttgttttaacttttaactaAACTGTTCTAGTGATATGCATGAACTTGTCCTATAGCaattcaggccattggcccatctagtccagtatttccTACTCTGGCTGGTGGCAGCTCCCCAGGGGCTCAGACTGTGGTCTTTCCAGCACCTGCTAGTGGGAGGTGATTTATGTATTTGAAGCATTTtcatcccactcttcagccaagaaAAGACAGTTAGAGCAGGTTATAAATCTCAGTCCTGCCCAGGGgcagcgccagagggtggccaggtcgggccctggcccaGGGCCCCTGgggcctccttagggtgggtgggtagcactctcttccatgatccatggcagcatcggctccgaaccctgctgcggatcacagacagggagctcccaggcactccctcTACTACCGTGCAGGCACGCAACGCCCACctgcatgcctcacctacctttcccttgaagtaaatgctggctgtgctgcaggtgcatgcctgccatcaaccaggatggcaactgaggtttccctaagggctgatgcccctgctggcaCAGCgcgggcagcattcacttcaagagaaaggtaggtggggcatgcatgtgggtgccagggcccagggaaggctggtgcccaagggccctagcatgcctggcgctggctctggtcctgccctcaggcttacagtctaaaagaggggttcccaaactgtggtctgtggaccaccagtcagtggtggctggtgcccattgggaccagTGAGGCGGAAGTCCAGGAGCCCTACAGTAGGTGGagcaagagccaatgacaggcagagccaactcattctagtttttgccccatccttctccctgctgagtgctacaagggcaacactgagattgaggaggaggaagctgacaaccaaggccaccccctgggctgtgggggctagctgagggcagactgagcttggtgaggCAGCGTcccactagcctccactgccaccagtggcc encodes the following:
- the TLNRD1 gene encoding talin rod domain-containing protein 1; its protein translation is MASGGSGKSTSEASTPSSGTLQRKKLISICDHCKIKMQLVADLLLLSSESRPVNTDSLSVFGESFEKCRDTIIARTKGLSILTHDVQSQLNMGRFAEVGGILVEMGDLVVSLTECSAHAAYLAAVETPGAQPALPGLVDRYKVTRCKHEVEHGCGILKITPLADMSPQLLLEVSQNMSKNLKFLTDICVLASEKSKDKFAKEQFKLSVKCMSTSASALLACVKEVKTSPSELTRNRCVLFSGPLVQSVCALVGFATEPQFLGKAATINPEGKAVQTAILGGAMSVVSACVLLTQCLRDIAQHSESSSKTTEYRERLRNSACAVSDGCNLLSQALRERSSPRTLPPANSISVN